From the Papaver somniferum cultivar HN1 chromosome 2, ASM357369v1, whole genome shotgun sequence genome, the window TGTTAATCAAACACTCCGgtcaattttagttaattttatCATTTAGATGCAAATTGAAACAAAAGAGAATCATGTTTTAatcatttgtttgttttttttaaataagAAATAGATTATTATTAGATAGCTTAAATCAAAACATCAAGTTCCTCTCTAATGACAGATTTTAGCCAGATAAGGAAATCTGATGACCAAGACTCACTTGAACTACTTGTTCTAGATCTTTTTGCTAAACAGTAGACAACCTCGTTTGACTCTGTGTGCACAAAAGTGCATTTCCATCTAACAAACCCAATTCTACCATTAATTGCTTCCACAACATTCTGACAACTCCTTATATGTGCAGGCTTCATATTGCAGCTCTCTTTACCACTTTAAAGCTGCTAATTAATAATGCTTCAGCCTGCTCTTCATTTTGTGCTAGTTCAGCTTCTGAAACTGCAACCCCGCATGTCCGTACAGAAGAAAACAATATTAGTCCAATGCCCATTGTATTGTTATCTTTGAGAAAtaatgaatcaaaattgattttctgaAATCCATTCTCTGGTAGATTCCAGGGAGTGTGAGTCCTGATCTTTCTAGTCCTAATCTGAAATCCATTCTCTGATAGATTCCAGGGAGTTTTGCTTAAAACTTTAAATTCTTTTAAAATTTCTCATATCAGTAGGAATTTAAACTTTATACCAGATTCTATTTCGAAAGTAGTTAGAAGAGATAAACTTCTCATTGAAGAATTCAGTCATGATGTTTTACATCTTGAAACTTTGTTATCCAGGCTTTTAGTTCCTGGAATTCCTTAATAAAATCATTCTCCTGTTTATCCGAAAAAAAAAACCATATTACTCTCCCATTCAACTACTTCTCTAGCCACTGGTCTAGTAAAATTCATGACACTAACAGAAGCATTATTAAAAATTATGGCACATCTAAGTTTTAATCATTCGAGTACATGATATTTTTGGTTTCCAATAAAATCAGGTATATTTGAAGAGAAATTGCGAAAATGAATGTTAAAGTTTAAATATATTTGGTTAGAAGAGCCAAGTATAAATGGCTGTTTTGATTGGGCAAAATATAATCTACGGATCCCTATATGACTCGTTCTACTTAGTGAATCGATTGCGATCGCTTCCCTAATTTCTTTTTGCTAGTAAGGCGCCCTCACTTCTAATGATGGTTGTGCATGAATCTTTTCTGATACCATGTACGAGATGCCCAAGTCTTGGAACTCTTttggttttacatttttttaatgattttaatgaAACACGAAAATCAAGTGGCTCTCCTGTACTGTCACACAGGTCTTATGGAATTTGCAGAAACCAGACGATTTTTGAAGACAAGCGTCAGTTTGAAACATATTTAGACATTCGTTTAAAGGCAATAATGCTGGTTTTGACATAGGAAATGGCTGTTAGGTTCTGGTGAGGGTCTTATAGACTTGGCCGGTTAGGTCATTGGCCTAGAGCCTCAAAATGTTGGGGCCCAAATTTTTGAGTGGTGCAGTGACTACTCTCTCTGTATACATAAATTTTCCAGCCCCTCACTCAAAAATTCCTTCTTCCGTCTGCGTCTGCGAGTATCCACGTGATAAGAAAACACACTTGCCAGAAGCATCATGCAGTTGATGGCGTTCCGTGGAATGATTCCGAATGAATATCATTCAAATGAAACCTCTAACAAAGTAACTAACCATTATTCATCGATAGCAAACCCAATTTTTTAAAACGAATTTAACACGCAAAGAAGATTAAAATGTCAAATGATCACCATTATCTCACTTCATATAGCCACTCTTCCCCTCCCCTCCCTTTAAATAGATTCCAAGCTAATAATCAAATCAGACCCATTTCTCCAttttagtttgttttcaattatttaACAATGGCTGTCAAAGTTTGTTTGGTCTTTTTCGTACTAGCTATGGCTGGACTGATAGCAGAATCATCAACTTCTGCTTCTCCTGATGATATGGTAGTGGGCGTAACAAGATCATCAACACAAACATGTGACGGTTTAGTTGGAAAATGCGTTGATGAACATTATGAATTAATGATGGATTCTAAGGTTAATCGTCGTTCTTTGTTTCAGCCTAAGAGACATATTAGTTATGAAGCTCTTAAGAAGAACATACGTTACTGTGGAAAACCTGGAATGTCTTATTACGATTGTCATAAACCCAAAGAAGCTAATCCTTATACTAGAGGGTGCAGCATTCTCACTCATTGCGCAAGAATAATCAGATAAAGGAATGATGATCTTCTAAAAGGGAATCGAGACAATAAGTGatcgaaaagaaaataaaaatagaatataTAATGAATTACCGGGCTCATCATAATAGCTGAGCAAAATTTGGCGGTATCCTGCAAATATCAATACTatgtaattaaataaattatattTGCGTAAATAAAATGGGAAATTACGGATGATCCCGATTATGCCACTTTttcgtgtattttttttttccgatAGTCAGAATTCTATCAAGTAAAAACTACAGCCAATAGCTTGGGACcgtgaaaaaaattatttttataaaatacTAGATTTGTGTCTATGTTTAAGCAGCGACATTTTTCTTTGTGTTAACTTGGTGTGTGGGGTTTTGTGGTTGTCTTATGGCAATGTATTTTGGGAAAAAAACGGTTTCGTCCAAAAACGTCTCAAAATGTACAGATTAGTCCAGTCCTAGTtgactaggtacaaattagttcAAAATTTGTGTAAAGACGCTGCTATCCTTCGCACACGTATGACGAATGAAAACAGTTTGCAACTGACACAATAAGGGTGAATGCTACACGTtcgttcaaaacaaaaaaaatgaaattaaaaatggaaaaataaattatttcatttagcagagagaagagagaagaagatcagagaaaacaaagagaagaaagaaaaactgTAACCTAACTGAGAAAAcccaaatcgaaaccctaaattttcataatcaaaccctaaatcttcataatcaaaccctaaaacttcataaTCATTGATGATTGCAGTAGAAGTAACAACATGGTGATTGGGAAAAACCAGTTCAAAAGAGGAAAGCAGAAGAACTATCGGAAGATACAACATCAGTTGAAGAACAAGAAATTTCAAAATCACCAGGTCCTGAGACGAGATCAAAATCTTAAAAGAATGCAGCAGTTTCAACATCAACTGAGTAAAAAAACTGCAAAATCATCACCATTTaagaaaacatcaaaaacttcaaagtCATCACCAGTTAAGAAAGGAAAAGGTAACAAATATTGGTCTTATTTTGTGTTTTAAAGCTTTTTTCCCATCACTTATGTTACTAGTGTACAGATCTGTGCACCAGCATGCTGTATCATCTTCATATGACCGGTAGTGTGTGTTTTGAAGATTTTTTCTCGTCATTTGTGTTACTAGTGTACAAAACTGTACACCAACATGTTGTTTCATTTTATATGACGTGGTGTGTGTGTTTTGAAGCTTTTTTCCCATCACTTGTGTTACTAGTGTACATAAAAGTACACCACCACGCTGTTTCATATTCAAATAgcatgttgtgtgtgttttgaagCCTATTTCCCATCACTTGTGTTATTAGTGTACATAACTGTGCACTAGCATGTTGTTTCATCTTCATATGGCtggttgtgtgtgttttgaaGACTTTTTCCCATCACTTGTGTTAttagtgtacataattgtacatcaGCATGTTGTTTCATCTTCATATGGACGGTTGTGTGTGTTTTGAAGCTTTTTCCCCATCACTCGTGTTACTAGTGGACATATCTGTCAACCAGTGTGTTGTTTCATCTTCATATAGCATGTTTTGTGTGGTTTGAACCTTTTTTCCCATTACTTGTGTTACTAATGTACATAACTGTGCACCAGCATGTTGTTTCACTTCATATTGCCAGTTGTGTGTGTTTTAAACTTGTTTTCCCATCACTTGTGTTACTGGTGTACATATAAGTACATATATGTtgtttcatcttcataatcaaatCTTTATTCAAAATCAAATCTTTAAACAGTTCGATTAATGGTGTACATATAAGTACACATATGTGGTTTCATCTTCATATCACATATGTTGTTTCATCTTTATTCAAAATCAAATCTTTCAATAAACTTGTTATGTTTTAAAGGCTGACTCTTATGGGGGAGGGACAGGATGAGTGGAAAAGTGAGGACACGTAGGGCGGGAAGAATATTTGTCGTAGTGAGAGAGAAAATATAAGAAGAATATGCGTTTTATTTCAGGGATGTATGGACTGTTCTGTGGGTATGAATGTTGTTTTTGTTAGTTTTGTTGTGGTAGTGTACATATTTGTATACAAGATGTTATTTCAGGGGTGTATGAACTGTTATGTGGACATGGATGTTATTTTTGTTAGATTTGTTGCAGTTGTGTACAGATTTGTACGACAACATGCCATTTCAGAGGTATATGTACTGTTATGTGAGTATGAATTCTATTTTACTTAAATTAGTTGTGGTTGTAtacatatttgtacacatgtATGACATCTCAAGGATGTGTGGGTTATTTCGTCGAGTTGCATGTTATTTTTATTGGATTTATTTAGGAGTATACATACTTGTATGCCATTGTATCATGTTATGGGTATATGATCCGTTTTGTGGTTttaaatgttggatttttttcatttctgtaggtgtgtacatacttATGCAATGTTGTATCATGTTATGAACATATGGCATGTTTTGTATGAACATGTATGTTGGATTTGTTAAAGTTCTGGaggtgtgtacatacttgtacgcTGATGTATCATGTCATGGGAGTATGACATGTTCTGTGGTTTTGAATGTTAGATTATGTCATTTCTATAGGTGTGTACATACATGTACACTGCTAGTATCATGTCATGGACATATGAACTTTCTTGTGTGAGTATGAATATTGGTTTTAagatttttgtaggtgtgtacatacttGCAAACTAGTATGTTATGTCATGGATATATGAACTTTTTGTGGGTATGGATGTCACGGGTTCTATAATTTTCGAAGTATGGATGTCATGGTATACATGCTAGTACACTGGTAAGATATGTCATGGATATATGACATGTTTCCTAGTTTTTGAAGTTGGATTTGTCTGATTTTTTTAGGTGTATATATACTTGTTGGATATGGTAGCATCAGAACCTGCAGAAACCTGTCGGTGGTCCTGCCAAACTGTAGAACATCGCAGAAGataaataataccaagattggcGTGCAAGTAGGAGAGAAACAACTTGATTTATGTTTAAAACCTGCTTAAGTTGTTTGTAACTTTCTTAAACTTTTAACAACTATGTTTCTTAACTTTCTTAAAAAACTATTATTACTTGTAAAACCTTGAATTAATCTTATTATTAGATTGAATATAGATGTTTTGAATGCAGATTTTTTTCAGATTTACATGGTATATTATAAGTAAATTTTTTTCATGTGTACATAATGGTGTACATCTACTGACAGGTTAGAAAATCAAAGTGTACATGATGTTGAATATGTACTGACATGTTATAAAATTATTCATACCTGCAGAAATAAAGACACATGTACTGAAGTAAAAACCAATCTAAATTCTTAAAATAAATAAGATAGTAacattcattgtaacagtttacATGAGAAAAAAAAGTACAAAGTCGTAAGCAAGAATGGTAGTAAATCATCAAGGAAGGTGCAAGTAAAGCACTCAGTGCACATTACAGGTCTTTTTTACTTCTCTCTAGCAAGTTTGATGCGTTGATTTCTTCGTCTTCCAAATGGAGTCTTGGATATGTGACTAATGATTCTACCTATAATATCTTTTACCTGTCTCTTAGACATCAACATGATAATCTTCAACCTGGAAAATAAAACATATGCACTAATGAAATGATTTGGAAAAAAACGAACATAATGTTGCAAAACTATGCGCAAATTCAAAAACAATAAACATGTGTATAAATATGTATACATTAAGAAAaagcatgtgtacaactatgtacacttaGTTGCAGAACTATGCACATCTTTAAAACAATCAACCTGTGCACATCCATACCCATATAAAGGCTATATATGAATGATACCGGACAACGTGCACAATCATATACACAtgtacaacttgaatcgtgtaccTAAGGAACAATATCACTACACatattgaataaaattattttgagCTTATGAGTCCCTAAATTTATACATACATATAATTCAAATAATACCCAATGAGTCTAAAGTGTGACATACTATCGACCCGAATATCATCCACATCATTACTAAGGTTAACTATGCTCAAAATAAGATTTCAAGCTCAATTGAAAAGGTAAAGAAACTTACCCTAGTGACATCCACCATTTATGAATGGAATAATCAAGAGGTAATCATCTCTTCGTCATAttcatgtccaaccatcttcatTAACTGCGACCAAATGATTCATGCACCCTAGTAATACCATTCATAAAGTCAAAAatatgtacaactatgtacacattatcattaacatgtgtacaactatataTAACCAAAAAATATGATCCCGAAAATCTTAAAGTTAAAAATAAACTTCAAATAATCATTACAAAGCATATAAGTGTACAAATATGTAAACCTATATAGAAACATAATAAACTCTAGCGCACATACTCGCAGGACATGCAATCAATTCATCGCAAAGTATACTAGTATATAAACATGTAGAATTATACAAAAATCTAACTAGTCAAACATCCACACCCACAAAACAGATTATAAAATTATGAGAGAACATAATGGTGAACGACTATTTACACACCTATAgaaatccaacatccatacctCTAAAGCATGCCATATAATAATGACACATCACaatggtgtacaattatgtacacacctTTAAAAAACCAAGTAATCCAATATCCATACTcacaaaacaaaacataaaattaTGAGAGAGCATACTAGCGTATGATTATGTACATATCTacagaaaaacaacaaaaatatagcATTAATTCAAACAAAACAACTGATGCATTCATCACACATAAAGTTTTAGTATATAAATGTGTACGCATCTCCCAAAATATGGATGAATactcaccatgattcaaaaaaagcATACACAACCTGCTCAGACTTGGTTCATACCCTACATATTATAAAAGAAACATATATGGTGTATATTAAAGTCCATGCACATGCTATATAAATTGAAACACATACtagtgtacaaacatgtacacctctacaaaaaaaaataaccaaTTATAGCATCATACCCATATGACATGCCATCCCTTCATAGAAAGAGCATACTAGCATACAAAAAAATTGTGCACCTGTATAAAAACCTAGCAAATTTTAGCATTCATACCACATGACATGTTATATGTTTATCATAGAAAATTTtagtgtacaaacatgtacacatccacagaaaaaaataacaaattctaGCATCCATAACCATAAAACATGCCATGCATTCATCGGAGAGCATGCTAGTatagtgtacaagtatgtacacatctacagaaaaataacaaaaatagagCGTTGATTCAAACAAAAAAACCTATGCATTTACCAAAGGGAATTTCAGTGTACAATATGTATACAACCTTCTTAGACATGGTTGATACCTTGCGTATTATAAAATACATATATAGAGAACATATACAGTGTATAAAGTACACATGTTATATCACCATAAAAAGATATCAAATACTCTATCAATTAGAAATCATGAAATAAAATCAAACGCGTTATAAAATCACACAAATGAAGAGATCaagagatttaaaaaaaaaatgacataTAATAACAGAGGTAGCTCAAGAAAAATCCGAATCACATCTGAAATTTTTTAATATAGAATCCACTAACACAGAGACTTAAAAGCAAATATATACGAATCACATTTGAACATATCATAGAATTTATTCTTTGAATCAATCTTAAAATAACCATAAACTGGAACATATACAGTGTACAAGAAAGTACACATTCTGTTTAATCAAAAACAGAAGAAATCAATCAATCTATCAATTAATCTCCATTAATAACTTTGGTCGTGTTATAAAAAACATATATGAAGAGAACAAAATCATCTTAATCATGTATATGTAGATCTCAAAATCGAAAAACTAACAAAGAGCAACAAAtttatgaagaagaaatgaaaatgaaatcagAATTGcatgaaaatcaaaacttaagtataacaaaaatcaaaactaaaaaaagaaaatcaaaaagatCTAACAAAAGATAACAAATCGAATCGATTTCATACCACGCATTAAAAAAACACAGTCACAAAATCGAAGAAGTAAAACAAAAGATTAACGATGAAAAACTAACCTGAGATCAAAATAATCTGATGAAGAAACAACTTAATCCTCCAAAATCTCTCTATATCTTTGTTTATCTCTCCCTTTCTCTCCATATTTTTCAATTTCTTCTGATTTGAAATCTTAGATCCACATTACATTTGAAAAAAATTGTTCGTATATGGAAATTCCGAAAGGGTAATTTTGGCACTGTGAAAATATGAGATATCCATGAATCGGTGTatttttggactaactcgtccatatttggactaaattgttggAGGCGGGgcttttttggactagagagtactaGGCCTAAGATGGGTGGACTAAAGCGTCCCAACCCcagtaactttgggactaaacgtcaatttctacatgTATTTTTGATTTCATGTTGCGAGGCGAACACATTGAATAGGTGAAGAAAAGGTAGAAAATATatacgttttttttttccttttattttcgtagAAAATATGTGTCCAAATTATGtagtattaatttggaaaaaagagtCATAATACGGTAGGTATCCGACTTCCGCATTGAATTtgaacttccataaaattccaaacatcgtaagttaagtttttcttttgattttgtaatttttaaatcaatcatacgttgccaagtgtcctcaccaaaactctCGTTTCACAAAAGCCAGAAAAAGCTTATTTTGGCCAATAGGAAGCGAAGAATTCCTCACTGTTCAATGTGGGAGCTTTATTTGCCTATGCCTTTTAAGTCTTTAGATTATGttatcgataatataataaattgttattttataattaaataatttcatattattagataaagagtattacatatAATTTTATAATATATAATTATTTTAGAAAATAATTCTTATCTTGGAGGTTGAATAAATTTTAGTTTAAGTACAATATTGACtaaatattatattatcgatTAATTGTAATACAAATATAAGCACTCCAAGTATCAATCACACTTCAACACTACATGTTGTTGCAATACAACAACATGACTTCGGGTCTTTTGACTACAATGAAATACAACTTGAtttgaattttaaagaaaaacaaaccaaTATCAAATCATATGCTGACAAAATTTAATACGTATgcaatttatttttttggtttctaGTAGCATTATTattgaacgcgcgattgggggatatcaaaactaattgggggatatagctacatgacaaaaactggatccaaatatcaaatctgggtcaccccttatgtaattaattttttaattcctaatctactcctcactaatcaggtttaatggttaataataattagtaaaatcttaagtatttgggggatagattagtgtgtatttttatttgaatttgtgtgagtgaggtgagagtagaaggagggaaaaatatttttgagtggaaatttttttgtgaaaatggaagatgattgtgaggagagaattgcagctgctgaatcttttgctcaactacaacaacaatcatatctt encodes:
- the LOC113351761 gene encoding protein RALF-like 4, which codes for MAVKVCLVFFVLAMAGLIAESSTSASPDDMVVGVTRSSTQTCDGLVGKCVDEHYELMMDSKVNRRSLFQPKRHISYEALKKNIRYCGKPGMSYYDCHKPKEANPYTRGCSILTHCARIIR